A genome region from Rhodopseudomonas boonkerdii includes the following:
- a CDS encoding TolC family protein, whose translation MKTSPRIDRRYRSLLRSGSAVIALVLLAGCASFSPDKGMSVVAGVADAAIRKDVIAIRSEDDARFAEETVAKLKSRVLTVESSVQIALLNNRGLQAAYNELALAEADMVADSLPPNPSFSVSRSVSGGSVEVSRQVAGDILAIATLPFRSEIARERFKRAQLAAAEQTLRLAADVRDAFYRATGANELVAVLTEAKTIAETTAQLATKLGETGSLNKLDQARQQAFYAETTADLASARQDASSSRERLIRLLGLWGRDTDIRIPGRLPQLPRRPDTLPLIEVQAVERRLDLQMARIDLLALAKSLELTQATRFVTLLDMSASQSKELGTPNRSRSVGIDFQIPIFDGGEVRVRQSAEIYNQAFNLLTEKAVNVRSEARDAFRTYRSAYDIALQYQREVLPLRKVISDELQLRYSSMQIDVFALVVEATARIAAQRAGVAAKRDFWLANSTLLTAVNGGGRGESQSQTTGTTTAQASAGGGQR comes from the coding sequence ATGAAAACATCGCCGCGCATCGATCGCCGGTATCGGAGCCTGTTGCGCTCGGGCTCGGCCGTGATCGCGCTCGTTCTTCTCGCAGGTTGCGCCAGCTTCTCGCCTGACAAGGGCATGAGTGTGGTCGCCGGCGTGGCGGACGCGGCGATCCGCAAGGACGTCATCGCCATCCGGTCCGAGGACGACGCGCGCTTCGCCGAGGAAACCGTGGCGAAACTCAAGTCGCGGGTGCTGACGGTCGAGTCTTCCGTGCAGATAGCGCTCCTGAACAATCGCGGCCTTCAGGCTGCCTATAACGAGCTCGCGCTCGCCGAAGCCGACATGGTGGCCGACAGCCTGCCGCCCAATCCGTCGTTCTCCGTGTCGCGGAGCGTCAGCGGCGGATCCGTCGAGGTGTCGCGGCAGGTCGCCGGCGACATCCTCGCGATCGCCACGCTGCCTTTCCGTTCGGAAATCGCCCGGGAGCGCTTCAAGCGGGCGCAGCTCGCCGCCGCCGAACAGACGCTCCGTCTCGCCGCGGACGTCCGCGACGCCTTCTACCGCGCCACCGGGGCGAACGAGCTCGTTGCCGTCCTGACGGAAGCCAAGACGATCGCCGAGACGACCGCGCAGCTCGCCACCAAGCTCGGAGAGACGGGCTCCCTGAACAAGCTGGATCAGGCGCGCCAGCAGGCGTTCTACGCCGAAACTACGGCCGATCTGGCGTCTGCCAGGCAGGACGCCTCAAGCTCGCGCGAGCGGCTGATCCGCCTTCTCGGCCTTTGGGGCCGCGACACGGACATCAGGATTCCCGGCCGGCTTCCGCAGCTTCCCCGCAGACCCGACACGTTGCCGCTGATCGAGGTCCAGGCGGTGGAGCGCCGCCTCGATCTGCAGATGGCGCGGATCGACCTGCTCGCGCTCGCCAAGTCGCTCGAGCTCACGCAGGCCACGCGCTTCGTGACGCTGCTCGACATGTCCGCGTCGCAGAGCAAGGAGCTAGGGACGCCGAACCGCAGCCGCAGCGTCGGGATCGACTTCCAGATCCCGATCTTCGACGGCGGCGAAGTGCGCGTTCGGCAATCGGCTGAGATCTACAATCAGGCCTTCAACCTGCTGACGGAGAAGGCGGTCAACGTCCGCTCCGAGGCGCGCGACGCCTTCCGGACCTACCGCTCCGCCTACGATATCGCGCTCCAGTATCAGCGCGAGGTCCTTCCGCTCCGCAAGGTCATCTCCGACGAACTGCAACTGCGCTACTCGAGCATGCAGATCGACGTGTTCGCGCTGGTGGTCGAAGCCACGGCGCGCATCGCGGCCCAACGCGCCGGCGTCGCCGCCAAGCGCGATTTCTGGCTCGCCAATTCCACTTTGCTGACCGCCGTGAACGGAGGCGGACGCGGCGAATCCCAATCCCAGACGACAGGCACGACGACCGCGCAGGCGTCGGCCGGCGGAGGTCAACGATGA